From a region of the Corallococcus coralloides DSM 2259 genome:
- a CDS encoding trans-sulfuration enzyme family protein, whose translation MKTKQKTVAVHAGSRLTGSKAVPVMPPIFPAAVNWFDSSDDLSDALDGKDYAYARISAPNAALLEEAVAALEGAEACVAYASGMAALRSLFDAQPWKAGDVLVMPTDGYGVTRALYKNLCARWGVELRPLDQTSPDAPARIREWRPRLVLAESISNPLLRVPDIRALAQACKDAGAVFAVDATFPSPFGQRALELGADYAVQSTSKWLNGHSDALGGTVSGSKSSIDPLRSARILSGDVLGPFEAWLTLRGLRTLPVRMKAHNEHAAHVAKRLSESPLLERVIYPGLSSHPDHAVAARVLEGGFGPMVAFEIKGAGQKEGDRFLEALRVAKPGPSLGDVGTLVMHAASASARRMTPEERAQAGIRDSLIRVSVGLEDPDDVADDLLAAVEKGAGR comes from the coding sequence ATGAAGACGAAGCAGAAGACGGTGGCGGTGCACGCGGGCTCCCGGCTCACCGGGAGCAAGGCCGTGCCCGTCATGCCGCCCATCTTCCCGGCGGCGGTGAACTGGTTCGACAGCAGCGACGACCTGTCCGACGCGCTGGACGGAAAGGACTACGCCTACGCCCGCATCAGCGCGCCCAACGCCGCGCTGCTGGAGGAGGCGGTGGCGGCGCTGGAGGGCGCGGAGGCCTGTGTCGCCTACGCCAGTGGCATGGCCGCGCTGCGCTCGCTGTTCGACGCGCAGCCGTGGAAGGCCGGGGACGTGCTGGTGATGCCCACGGACGGCTACGGCGTCACGCGGGCGCTCTACAAGAACCTGTGCGCCCGCTGGGGCGTGGAGCTGCGTCCGCTCGACCAGACATCCCCGGACGCGCCCGCGCGCATCCGCGAGTGGCGCCCGCGCCTGGTGCTGGCGGAGAGCATCTCCAACCCGCTCTTGCGCGTGCCGGACATCCGCGCGCTGGCGCAGGCCTGCAAGGACGCGGGGGCGGTGTTCGCGGTGGACGCGACGTTCCCGTCGCCCTTCGGCCAGCGCGCGCTGGAGCTGGGCGCGGACTACGCGGTGCAGTCCACCAGCAAGTGGCTCAACGGCCACAGCGACGCGCTGGGCGGCACGGTGAGTGGTTCCAAGTCGAGCATCGACCCGTTGCGCTCGGCGCGCATCCTGTCCGGTGACGTGCTGGGCCCCTTCGAGGCGTGGCTCACGCTGCGCGGCCTGCGCACGCTGCCCGTCCGCATGAAGGCCCACAACGAGCACGCCGCCCATGTGGCGAAGCGGCTTTCGGAGTCGCCGCTGCTGGAGCGGGTCATCTACCCGGGCCTTTCGTCCCACCCGGACCACGCGGTGGCGGCGCGGGTGCTGGAGGGCGGCTTCGGACCCATGGTGGCGTTCGAAATCAAGGGCGCGGGGCAGAAGGAAGGCGACCGGTTCCTGGAGGCGCTTCGCGTGGCGAAGCCCGGCCCGTCGCTGGGCGACGTGGGCACGCTGGTGATGCACGCGGCCAGCGCCAGCGCGCGCCGGATGACGCCCGAGGAGCGCGCCCAGGCGGGCATCCGCGACAGCCTCATCCGCGTGTCCGTGGGGCTGGAGGATCCGGACGACGTGGCGGACGACCTGCTCGCCGCGGTGGAGAAGGGGGCTGGCC